Sequence from the Methanobacteriaceae archaeon genome:
AACCTTTAATATTCTTTTTTCAGAATCAAGATCAATAGATAGTGTTCCGGGAGTAAGAGTAATGCTGTTAGCCAGAATAGTTTGAGAAATTGGTCTCTCCAGAACAGTTTCTATCTCCATGATTTCTGGTTTCACATCTCCGTTTATAGTTCTTAAAGCAACATCAAACTCTGCTTTAATTATTTCATAGATTAAAACAACGAAATAAGCTATTCCATAGAAAATTCTAGTGATAAACATCTTGATTTAACTCCTAAGTTTCTAATTACCAATCAATAAATTGATGATTCATCCATCACGATGATAATATGAACGACATATATAGATAATTAACATGATTATTTATGATAATATAAATGTTTCTATATTAATTTTTATAGGACTATAAAGTCAATTTCACCAATTAATAAATGCCCTATTTGAATCATATAAATAGTATACTCTAAAATTATAAGCACATATTGAAAATAAAACCATTAGTTTAGTAATTAATAAAAAGAGATTCATAAAATAAAGTTAAAAACATAATAAGAAGCTCCTAAAATCCATAAAATAATTAAAGAAGTTCCAAAGCCTTTTTTAAGTCTTTTTGAATAGAAAGGTCGGAAAAATTCCACTCCCTGGGGAGTATAAGAATCTAGAATAACATGACTAATAAATCCTAGGAAAAAGGCACCCATGACATTATACAGATTTGGGTGAGGAAATGGAGTTAATAAAACTCCTAAAACCCCTATAAATATAAACGGGAGCATAATATTTCTATTAATCGATAAAGATCCTAATAATATTAAAATTACGGCTAGAGTACCTTGTTCATTGATTCCCAGACCAAAGAAGAAAAAGTAAGATGAAATAACTAATACCGTTAAAATAATGGAAAGTAAACCTATACCCAATAAAGAATGAGTAAATCCGCGGTGTTCTGATAAATAAAATATTAGGGCGAGTGTAATCAAAATTATGCCTAACAAGTAAGGTAATTTAAAAATATACAAAATTAAAGTGAGTATAATCCCTATAACGAACAGCAGAGTAATATTTTTCTTTTTAACTTTGTGATCAAAGTCCGGAAATGATGCTGCAATTAAAGCCAGTGCCAGAGAAAAGACATTTGGAAAAAAAGGTAAAGTCAATATAAGGGCAAAAATGGCGTGTTTTTTATAAGATGACATTTAGATACTTCCAAATTATAATTTTGAATTAATTTATTTATTATCTGATTAAAATATGAAGTAATAGGATGATTCCCGTTTAATTCTTAAATAATTCGAATGAATGATATGTGAAGTCCCTATTATTTTTAGTTATGGTTTTGTTATTGATGCTCAACTAAAATATTATAAAGTATTCTTTAAATAAATACATAGTATTTGACGTTTAATTAATTATTTAATAATCTTAAAGTATTTTAAGTAAGATTCCATTTGCATTAAAGATTTTTGCGTACTTCCAGGAGTTACATGTCCATTTTCAGATACAACTTCACAGGTTACTGCAGGTATGCCTCGAATATTGCATTCATCCTCCAATGCTCCCTTGTACATCGTACCTGCAGCATTATAAAATATTAATTCAGAAGAAGTTCTTTTAGTAATAAATTGACCAATTTCAAAACTCTCATAGCAAGGGTTTTTAGTGCAAAAAACACTTTCCCTTCCAGGGTTGCTGCCAATCTTTGTGGAATGAAAATCCGCTACAGCATCCACTTCAAGCTCTTGAATTGATTTTAATAGATCATATGTTACAGATCCTTCATTTGAACCTGCCCTATTTAAATCAAGTCCATCAAACCAGCGACTATTATTCATAGTAGCTGCCGGAGCAGCAAAGGGAATTATATAAACCTTACCATTTAATTTAGAATTTCTTAACATTTCAATAAGTTTTAGCAATCCAATTTGAGGAGGAAGTTCATTACCATGCACACCTGCAATCATCATTACTTTAGGATTGCCATTACCTAATTCAACTAAAGGAGTACCTTTTTTTGCAATTTTAATCAAAATTTTGCTACTGATGCTGGAAGAAATGTTCTTTTTGAGAATATCATTATCCTCAATATTGCCCCTGGTTTGAGTGGATATTAAGCTTATTTCTCCACTTATATCTCTTTTAGTCTGTGCAAAAACCATTCCATCACTTCACGATAAGTTTAACTGATTATTACTTATTATTTTTGATAAAAACTATAATTGTACTCCAAATTTGTCCAAATATAATATCCGAATGTTATTTATCTACCAAATTAGACCAAAATTAATAGATATAAATAAGTTCATAGTATTTTTAGATATCCTTATAAATAAATTTGAGCTTAAAACTAATTAGTTAATTAAATGAATTATATATTAATTATTTATTATACAAATTCTATTATAGATAATTGAAACTAAAGAACTTTAAAAATTTTAAAGAAATAAGTAACTAAATAAATTTCAATAAATCTAAATTTTTATTTCAAATCAGAATAATCAATAAAAACTTATTAGGTGATAAAATGGAAAAAGTTGTTCTCGCATTCAGTGGCGGCCTAGACACGTCCGTTTGCATCAAATTACTGGAAGAAAAATACGATATGGAAGTTATTACGGCATGTGTAGATGTAGGGCAACCCCGAGAAGAAATTGAACGTCCCGCATCAGTAGCTAATGGTATGGGAAGTAGTAAACATTATACTATCGACGCACAGGACGAATTTGCTAATTATTTCATTTTTAAGGCTATAAAAGCCAATGCTATTTATGAAGGTTACCCCTTGAGTACTGCTCTGGCCAGACCCTTAATCGCTATGAAAATCGTGGAATTGGCTAAAAAAGAAGGTGCAACTGCCATAGCCCATGGATGTACTGGTAAAGGAAATGATCAATTCCGTTTTGAGGCCATAATCCGTTCATTATCCGATTGTAAAGTTATTGCTCCCATTCGGGAACTAAATCTCACCAGAACTGAAGAAGTAGAATATGCAAAATCTTGTGGAATTCCGCTGCCTTCAGACAAGCTCTACAGTATTGATGAAAATCTGTGGGGTCGGGCTATTGAAGGAGACGTTCTAGAAGACCCTATGGTAGAGCCTCCGGAAGATGCTTTTAGCTGGACCAGATCCAGTGCAGATGCACCAGAAGATGCTCAGATAATAGAAATAGAATTTGAAAAGGGAGTTCCCGTGGCCATTGACCAGGAAAAACTGGATGCACTGGAAATAATTAACAAATTTAATCAGATAGCAGGAATCCATGGAATCGGCCGAGTCGATATCATTGAAGATCGTATCATAGGGCTCAAAAGCAGAGAAATCTATGAAACACCTGGAGCTTTCTTGATATTAACTGCTCACAAGGCATTAGAACAGATTACATTAACTCGAAGTGAATTAAAATTTGCAGAAACAATTAGCAGCACCTACTCCGAGTTAGTTTATAATGGAACCTGGCATGACCCACTAAGGGAAGATCTAGATCAAATGATTGACCATATGCAGCGCAGAGTTACTGGAATTGTTAAAATTAGATTACACAAAGGTGGTATGCGTATTGTAGGAAGATATTCACCTTTCAGCCTTTATCAGCAAGATATAGTGTCTTTTGAGGATAAAAGTATGGATCAGCGCGAAATGGTGGGTATGGTAAAAAACTATGCAATGCAAGCTGCTCTTTATAACAAGATATGTAAAGAAGAGTAAATTTAAATAATTAATTTAATTATTATTTAATTTAATTTTTCAAATTTTTTATTTTTAATAAATTTTTATATTCTAATGGATTTTTACTAAAACTCATAGATATTAAGTTTTAGCTGGTTTTAATTGATAATAGATTAATTTAACTTATATTGATATTAATTAATACTAATCACGCGCTCTACCCCATAGTTTATTAATTAATTAATTAGTTGATTTTATATTGATAGATTTAATTTATTTAGAAAATAGAAAGT
This genomic interval carries:
- a CDS encoding monovalent cation/H+ antiporter subunit E, which codes for MFITRIFYGIAYFVVLIYEIIKAEFDVALRTINGDVKPEIMEIETVLERPISQTILANSITLTPGTLSIDLDSEKRILKVATIVKRDKDAVIPFEPYIKGMLE
- a CDS encoding metal-dependent hydrolase; amino-acid sequence: MSSYKKHAIFALILTLPFFPNVFSLALALIAASFPDFDHKVKKKNITLLFVIGIILTLILYIFKLPYLLGIILITLALIFYLSEHRGFTHSLLGIGLLSIILTVLVISSYFFFFGLGINEQGTLAVILILLGSLSINRNIMLPFIFIGVLGVLLTPFPHPNLYNVMGAFFLGFISHVILDSYTPQGVEFFRPFYSKRLKKGFGTSLIILWILGASYYVFNFIL
- a CDS encoding succinylglutamate desuccinylase/aspartoacylase family protein, whose amino-acid sequence is MVFAQTKRDISGEISLISTQTRGNIEDNDILKKNISSSISSKILIKIAKKGTPLVELGNGNPKVMMIAGVHGNELPPQIGLLKLIEMLRNSKLNGKVYIIPFAAPAATMNNSRWFDGLDLNRAGSNEGSVTYDLLKSIQELEVDAVADFHSTKIGSNPGRESVFCTKNPCYESFEIGQFITKRTSSELIFYNAAGTMYKGALEDECNIRGIPAVTCEVVSENGHVTPGSTQKSLMQMESYLKYFKIIK
- a CDS encoding argininosuccinate synthase, producing MEKVVLAFSGGLDTSVCIKLLEEKYDMEVITACVDVGQPREEIERPASVANGMGSSKHYTIDAQDEFANYFIFKAIKANAIYEGYPLSTALARPLIAMKIVELAKKEGATAIAHGCTGKGNDQFRFEAIIRSLSDCKVIAPIRELNLTRTEEVEYAKSCGIPLPSDKLYSIDENLWGRAIEGDVLEDPMVEPPEDAFSWTRSSADAPEDAQIIEIEFEKGVPVAIDQEKLDALEIINKFNQIAGIHGIGRVDIIEDRIIGLKSREIYETPGAFLILTAHKALEQITLTRSELKFAETISSTYSELVYNGTWHDPLREDLDQMIDHMQRRVTGIVKIRLHKGGMRIVGRYSPFSLYQQDIVSFEDKSMDQREMVGMVKNYAMQAALYNKICKEE